A region of the Stieleria neptunia genome:
CGCCGAGACGCTCAAACGCAAGGGCAGGTCGCAATCGGACAGCAATCGTCGCGTCACCGTCGACTTTCCGGCGCCGCTGGGCCCGGAAATGATGATCAGACGTGGAGAGGTTGGTTCAGCCATCGTTCATGCTCCGCCCACAGGGCTACTCCAGGTTTTGGACCAGTTCGCGCATCCGCTCGATCGCACATTTGATTTCGACCACGATCGCCGAAACCTCGGCGTGGGCGGATTTAGAACCGATCGTGTTGGTTTCGCGGAACATCTCCTGGATGATGAAATCCAGTTTTCGGCCCACCGGTTCGTCGCGCCCGGATTGCTTGTCGCCGTCGGGGCTCTCCCCCCGTAACACGGCCTGGAAAAGTTTCAAATGACTGTCCAGGCGGGTGATTTCCTCGCTGACGTCCGCCTTGTCGGCATACACCTGGACTTCGCGAAGCAGATCGACCGGATTGACCTCGGCATCGTATTGGGCCAACACCCGCTGGACTTTCGCTTCCAGCCGGACCCGATAACTTTCCGCCGCCTGGGGGGCCAGCGTCTCGATCGCTCGCACGTGCGCCGCGATCGTCTCGCAATCGCCGAGTAGTGTTTCGGCCATGTGCGCGCCTTCTTGCTCGCGCATCTCGATCAGGTTTTCCAGCGCCGCGATGACGACCCGCCGGGCTTGCTGGAATACTTTTTCGGCATCATCGCCCTTCGGCCGCGCTCCGGTCTGGACCCCGGGCAGGTTCATCAAGGCGGCGACGTCGAGCGAAACATTCGCATCGGCGTCCACCCCGGACTGCTCCATCGCCGATTTGCACTGGCGAATGTAGCCGGCCAGCACGGTGTCGTTGATCTGCACCGGCGTTTGGCCTTGCTGGTGCTCCAGGTTGATCGACAGGTTGATCGAGCCGCGGTGCAAGTGTTCTCGGACCACCGATTCGATCAGCGCTTCGCTGCCCGAGAGTGAATCCGGGGTCCGCACCGAACACTTGAATCCACGGTTGTTGACCGTCCGCAACTCGACCGTGACGGTCCCGATGTCCGTCTTTCCCGCGGCCCTTCCCTGGCCGGTCATGCTGCGGATGCCGCAGGCGGGCGCGAGGGTCGAGGTGGCTTGTGTCATGCGGCGTCAATGTGGATCAGTGGCATGTAATTCGATGCCGGGGGAGAAGAAATGGAGGCCTTCCGCGTTCGCAAGAAACCTGCAAGGCGGCCGCCCTCGTTGCGTCGCGCCGCCCTTGCGGGACGGCCTGGGCGGGACGGGCCTTTGCGGGACAGGGACGCAGGTGTTGCCCGATCGCTGTGTCGGCGCGGCGACTACTCGGGCGTTGCCTCAGACGTCTCCGCTGGGGTTTCGTCCGCTGGTGTTTCGTCCGGCGTCTCTTCGGTGCTCTCTTCTGCGGTGGCGGTTTCGGCCGGTGTCAATTCCATCGTGGGCGTTCCGGTCGCCGGTTCGCTTTCGCTGTCCGCTGCGGCATCTCCATCCGCTGCGGCATCTTCATCGGATTCCGCCGGCTCGTCGGACAGCAATCCGCTCAGACCGCTCAGACCACTACTGCCGGTGGTTCCGGTGGTTTCATCGGCGGATGATTTCAGTGCGGGGGTGTCGTCGACCGTGTAGTCGGCGTCGTCGGCGGTCAGCGGCGGGACGCCCAGGGAGTACATCGCGATGGCACAGACCAAGCCCCAGATGACCGCCGAAACGGCGGTGATCAGGGTGAACGTGTCGCCGGCTTTGCTGCCGAAGGCACTTTGACCGCCGGGGCCGCCCAGGGCGCCGGTCAATCCGCCACCCTTGCCGCGCTGGACAAGGATCAGCAGGATTAAAAACACCGAGAGGATGAACATCAGCCAGCCCAGTGCGGCGCTGCCGAGTGAACCCAGGATCAAGGTCTGATTGGTAAGCGTGGTCATTGCGAATCCGTTGTCTGTCTCTGGACGGTAGGGGGGCTGCTTGGATCAGCCGGCATTGATGATGGCGACGAAGTCATCCACTTTTAGACTGGCACCGCCGACGAGGGCGCCGTCAATATTCGGTTGGCCGAGCAATTCCTTGGCATTATCCGGTTTGACGCTGCCGCCGTACTGAATTCTCATCTGTTGTGCGACGTCCTCGGTGAACAGTTCGCCGAGCAGCTTGCGGATGAACGCATGCACTTCTTCGGCTTGTTCGGGCGATGCCGTTTTGCCGGTGCCGATGGCCCAGACGGGTTCGTAGGCGATCACGACGCCCGAGGCGCGGGCTTCATCGAGCCCTTCCAGCGAGCCGCGGAGTTGCGTTTCGACGACTGCTTCGGTGTTGCCGCTTTCGCGGTCTTCGAGCGTTTCGCCGACGCAGACGATCGGGACCAGGTTGCCTGCCAGCGCGGCGGCCAGCTTTTCGCTGATCTGGGCATCGGTCTCGCCCAGAATGGCGCGCCGTTCGCTGTGTCCCAGGATGACGTAGCGGCAGCCGCTATCGCACAACATGGCGGCGTTGACTTCGCCCGTGAAGGCACCGTCTTGGGCGGGATACAGGTTCTGTGCCCCCAGGCTGACGGCGGATCCGGCCAGCACGTCACCGACTCGGCTCAGGTAGACCGACGGCGGGCAGACAACGACTTCGACCGTCGGGTTTTCCCCGACGGCATCGGCGATGCCTTGGGCCAGTTGCGCGCCGCCTGCGGCGCGTGTGTTCATTTTCCAGTTTCCGGCGATAATCGTTCGGCGGCTCACGCTGTCTTCTCCGGCAAGGGTGAAAGGGTCTTTCCAAGGAGGGCGGCGAGCGACTTCAGTTGGCTCGCTAATTCGGCATATTGTTCGGGCAGCAACGCTTGCGGGCCGTCACTCTTGGCGACTTCCGGGCAATCGTGCACTTCGATGTGGACCCCGTCGGCACCGGCGGCCAAACCGGCCATGGCACAGGCGGGGATCAATTCCGGTTTCCCCGTGGCGTGCGAGGGGTCGACGATGATCGGCAGGTGGCTGAGTTGCTGGACCAGCGGAACGGCGGCGACGTCGAACAGGTTCCGCGTCGCCGGGTCAAATCCTTTCACGCCGCGCTCGCACAGCACCACGTTGGGATTGCCTTTGGACAAAATGTATTCGGCACACATCAGCAAGTCGGTCACGGTGGCGGACATGCCGCGTTTGAGCAACACCGGTCGCTGCGACGCGCCGACTTCATTGAGCAGCGCGAAATTCTGCATGTTTCGGGCCCCGACCTGCAGCATGTCGGCGTATTCGGACACCAATTCGACCAACCGCGGATCGGTCACTTCGGTCACGACCGGCATCCCATGGGCGTCGCCGACGTCGCGGAGTCGTTTCAGTCCGGCTTCGCCGAGTCCCTGAAACGCGTAGGGGCTGGTCCGCGGCTTGTAGGCGCCGCCGCGGAAAATGTTTGCACCGGCCTTGGCGACCTGTTCGGCGATCCGGTGCATGCGGTCTTCTTCTTCGACGCTGCACGGGCCGGCGATCATGCCGATGTTTCCGCCGCCGATCTTGACGCCACTGACATCGATCACGCTGGATTCGGGGTGGGCCTCCCGGGACGCCAATTTATAAGGCGGGAGCACCGGGACGACTTGTGCGACCCCCGGGATGGAACGTACCGATTCCACCACGATCTTGGATTCATCGCCGATGATGCCGATGATCGTCCGAAACGTGCCCCGCGACAGGTGCGCTTTCAAACCCATCGCTTCGACACGCTCGATGACGTGGTCGACTTGTTCGTCGGTCACTCCGCCCTTGAGAATCAGAATCACGGTGAATGGCTTCGAATGAAAATCGGGAGATCGGGCCGGGAAAGGGGAACGAAGCGGGAGAGTTTAGCGATCGGCAGTGCGGTTCGTCGAGGGCAAAGGATCGCCGCGGGCAAAGGGCGGGCCGTTTTCCAGCGATTTGGCCCCCCGGGCCCGAATTCCGGTGGCGATTTCCTGCCACGTGGCGGTCTACAGTGGCCTTGAATTTGCTAGAATGATGCCATTAGGGGCTCATGAGCCGCCCTCGTCTTCTCTTCATACCGGTTGCGATGGACCAGCAATTACTCCGCGGACGTGTTTCGGCTACCGAGCCGGTGCTTCGCAGTCGCTTACTGCCGCGAATTTCGTTTCAGTCGTTGTTGGTGCTGACCGCGCTTTCGGCGGTCGCGATTGCCGTCGTGTACGCCGCCGACCAGGGAGGCCCCTACGCCACGGCGGCGGCCGTCGGCCTGTTCTTTGCCCTCTGCATGTTCGTTTGTTCGGCGTTGATCTTCCTGCTCTCTTGGGCGGTCTCGTTTCTGCCGCGAGTGGCGGGGGGCACGGCCCTGGCCGTCGGCATCGCGCTGGCCCTGTCCCGATTGCTGGGAATCCCGCTGGGCGTGTTGTCCTTGTTGCAGGAAACGATCTGGTTGATCAATTTTCAAATCATCGGCTGGTTCTTGCTGCTCTATCCGTTCGGAACCCCCGACGATGCCGACGCCGCCAGCCCGTTTGCCGACGATCAGCTGCCGCCGCAGATTTTCGCACCGCGGGAGCCATCGAATTGACCCCCGCGAGGCCCTCCCGAATCGTTCTGATCCAGGCCCCGTCCGTTCCGCTGCTGACAGGCGTTCGGCGAATGCACGTGCCGCACCCCCGGTGCCAGCCGGTCGCCGGTCGACGCTGTGAAGCATTTTTTAGCGGCAGGGCGCAAGCCCTCCGGTGTGTTGGCAGAGAGGAAGAACCGGAGGGCTCGCGCCCTGCCGCTAAAACCTCTCGCAACACAGGGGGAAATTGCTTCACAGCGTTCGTCGCCGTGGTGCGGGCTGTAGTGCTGGCCCTGGGCCTCGCCGCCGCGTTGGCGACCTCCGCCACGGCCCAGTTCAGCGTTCCAGGCCCCCTGTCCACGCATCAAGTGGTGCTCCCCTACGCGGCCAACCCGACCGCCGGCGGCAGTGGGTTCGCCGGCGGCAGCGGGTTCACAGCGACGATTGAAGTGAGCAATCTGATGGGCGTCGGTTATCTCGGTGTGGACGCCACGCTGACGTCGACGCTGGGGCCGCTGACGGCGAATCGAGAGTTGACGATCCGGTTGACACCGATCGATCGCCATCTGCCTGCCGACCGTGCGATCGCGACGGAGTTTCCGCTGACCTTTCCGCAGGGGCAAACCCAGGTCGTGCTGTCACGATCGTGCCCGAAGTGGACGATCGGCAACTCCTATCGCATCGAAATCATCGAGGACGGGGCGCCGCTGAAACCCTACACCGCCGAAGTCGGCAGCCCCTTTCCCGGCTACGCG
Encoded here:
- a CDS encoding YicC/YloC family endoribonuclease produces the protein MTQATSTLAPACGIRSMTGQGRAAGKTDIGTVTVELRTVNNRGFKCSVRTPDSLSGSEALIESVVREHLHRGSINLSINLEHQQGQTPVQINDTVLAGYIRQCKSAMEQSGVDADANVSLDVAALMNLPGVQTGARPKGDDAEKVFQQARRVVIAALENLIEMREQEGAHMAETLLGDCETIAAHVRAIETLAPQAAESYRVRLEAKVQRVLAQYDAEVNPVDLLREVQVYADKADVSEEITRLDSHLKLFQAVLRGESPDGDKQSGRDEPVGRKLDFIIQEMFRETNTIGSKSAHAEVSAIVVEIKCAIERMRELVQNLE
- the secG gene encoding preprotein translocase subunit SecG, producing MTTLTNQTLILGSLGSAALGWLMFILSVFLILLILVQRGKGGGLTGALGGPGGQSAFGSKAGDTFTLITAVSAVIWGLVCAIAMYSLGVPPLTADDADYTVDDTPALKSSADETTGTTGSSGLSGLSGLLSDEPAESDEDAAADGDAAADSESEPATGTPTMELTPAETATAEESTEETPDETPADETPAETSEATPE
- the tpiA gene encoding triose-phosphate isomerase encodes the protein MSRRTIIAGNWKMNTRAAGGAQLAQGIADAVGENPTVEVVVCPPSVYLSRVGDVLAGSAVSLGAQNLYPAQDGAFTGEVNAAMLCDSGCRYVILGHSERRAILGETDAQISEKLAAALAGNLVPIVCVGETLEDRESGNTEAVVETQLRGSLEGLDEARASGVVIAYEPVWAIGTGKTASPEQAEEVHAFIRKLLGELFTEDVAQQMRIQYGGSVKPDNAKELLGQPNIDGALVGGASLKVDDFVAIINAG
- the aroF gene encoding 3-deoxy-7-phosphoheptulonate synthase, whose protein sequence is MILILKGGVTDEQVDHVIERVEAMGLKAHLSRGTFRTIIGIIGDESKIVVESVRSIPGVAQVVPVLPPYKLASREAHPESSVIDVSGVKIGGGNIGMIAGPCSVEEEDRMHRIAEQVAKAGANIFRGGAYKPRTSPYAFQGLGEAGLKRLRDVGDAHGMPVVTEVTDPRLVELVSEYADMLQVGARNMQNFALLNEVGASQRPVLLKRGMSATVTDLLMCAEYILSKGNPNVVLCERGVKGFDPATRNLFDVAAVPLVQQLSHLPIIVDPSHATGKPELIPACAMAGLAAGADGVHIEVHDCPEVAKSDGPQALLPEQYAELASQLKSLAALLGKTLSPLPEKTA